A stretch of Coleofasciculaceae cyanobacterium DNA encodes these proteins:
- the crtD gene encoding C-3',4' desaturase CrtD: MVIALKSKQKSCVVVVGAGIGGLTAGALLAKRGYEVKIYDQAIAPGGCASTFKRRGFTFDVGATQVAGLEPGGIHQRVFEELEIQPPAATYCDPACAVFLPGETKPINVWRDREKWQEERQRQFPASEPFWNLLNRLFEASWRFQSRDPVLPPRNLWDLWQLVSAVRSDTLITVPFTLMTVAQALKLYGLYEDKRLKTFLDLQLKLYSQVGTDETALLYAATALAVSQAPQGLFHLQESMQVLSDRLVTGLEKYGGKLLMRHSVEQVHTASGKVTGVSVRNQKTNETWIEEADEVVANVTAQNLVKLTDDKSLRNYERRVEKLPQPSGAFVIYLGVKREAIPANCSPHLQFLYDRDQLIGENNSLFVSVSKPGDGRAPEGQATLIASSFTDADLWWKNDCDYDQIKQQYTEEAIARLSSYFALTPENLIYAEAASPRTFANYTARGKGIVGGLGQRISTFGPFGFANRTPIKHLWLVGDSTHPGEGTAGVSYSALTVTRQIEASS, encoded by the coding sequence ATGGTGATCGCTCTCAAAAGTAAGCAAAAATCTTGTGTCGTAGTAGTTGGTGCTGGTATCGGTGGATTGACTGCGGGAGCATTATTAGCCAAACGCGGTTATGAGGTAAAGATCTATGACCAAGCGATCGCGCCAGGGGGATGCGCCTCTACTTTTAAGCGTCGGGGTTTTACCTTTGATGTGGGGGCAACTCAGGTAGCGGGGTTAGAGCCTGGAGGAATTCATCAACGCGTTTTTGAAGAATTAGAAATTCAACCGCCTGCGGCTACCTATTGCGATCCTGCCTGTGCTGTATTCTTACCAGGAGAAACAAAGCCGATAAATGTCTGGCGGGATCGGGAAAAATGGCAAGAAGAGAGACAAAGACAGTTTCCAGCAAGTGAACCATTTTGGAATTTATTGAATCGTTTATTTGAAGCAAGCTGGCGTTTTCAAAGTCGAGATCCAGTCTTACCTCCACGTAACCTTTGGGATCTGTGGCAACTAGTCTCAGCAGTCAGATCCGATACCTTAATTACTGTGCCGTTTACTTTGATGACTGTTGCCCAGGCGTTAAAGCTATATGGCTTATACGAAGATAAACGACTAAAAACATTTTTAGATCTGCAATTAAAACTATATTCCCAGGTAGGGACAGACGAGACGGCTTTGTTATATGCAGCTACAGCGTTAGCGGTTTCTCAAGCCCCTCAAGGACTCTTCCATCTTCAGGAAAGTATGCAGGTATTAAGCGATCGCCTAGTAACGGGTTTAGAAAAGTATGGTGGTAAGCTATTGATGCGTCATAGCGTCGAACAAGTTCATACAGCGTCAGGAAAAGTCACAGGGGTGAGTGTTCGTAACCAGAAAACTAATGAAACCTGGATAGAAGAGGCGGATGAAGTAGTCGCAAACGTTACCGCTCAAAATTTAGTTAAGCTGACTGACGATAAATCTCTGAGAAATTATGAACGTCGAGTCGAAAAACTGCCTCAACCATCAGGAGCATTTGTAATTTATTTAGGAGTCAAACGAGAAGCAATTCCCGCAAACTGTTCTCCTCATCTTCAGTTTCTTTACGATCGAGATCAACTAATTGGCGAAAATAACTCCCTGTTTGTTTCTGTAAGCAAGCCAGGAGATGGAAGAGCCCCAGAAGGGCAAGCTACGCTCATTGCATCTTCTTTTACCGATGCGGATTTGTGGTGGAAGAACGATTGTGACTATGACCAGATTAAACAACAGTATACCGAAGAGGCGATCGCTCGTTTAAGCTCATATTTTGCTCTCACTCCCGAAAATCTTATCTACGCTGAAGCAGCATCCCCTCGAACCTTTGCTAACTATACCGCTAGAGGCAAAGGCATCGTCGGCGGATTAGGACAGCGTATTTCTACCTTTGGGCCTTTTGGCTTTGCTAACCGCACTCCAATTAAGCATCTTTGGCTTGTGGGAGATTCTACCCACCCAGGAGAAGGTACGGCAGGGGTAAGTTATTCTGCTTTGACGGTTACCAGACAAATCGAAGCGAGTAGTTAG
- a CDS encoding DUF2780 domain-containing protein, with protein sequence MELIQQLTQGLGVDDNQAKGGAGLIFKMAKEQLGDGEFAQVANAIPAIRNLIGEAPSGGKGIAGAIGGLAGAMGGGSGGQLANMAALAGGFSQLGLNPGMASKFIPIILSFTQSKGGDGVRNILAGVLK encoded by the coding sequence ATGGAATTAATTCAACAATTAACACAAGGTCTTGGAGTTGATGATAACCAAGCAAAAGGTGGTGCTGGGCTCATTTTCAAAATGGCTAAAGAACAGTTAGGAGATGGTGAATTTGCTCAAGTAGCGAATGCGATTCCTGCTATCAGAAATTTAATTGGCGAAGCTCCGTCTGGCGGAAAAGGTATTGCTGGGGCTATTGGTGGCTTAGCTGGCGCAATGGGCGGTGGCAGTGGCGGTCAATTAGCGAATATGGCTGCTTTAGCTGGAGGTTTTAGTCAGCTAGGATTAAATCCAGGCATGGCAAGCAAATTTATTCCCATCATCTTATCTTTTACCCAAAGTAAAGGAGGAGATGGGGTGAGAAACATTTTGGCAGGAGTTTTAAAATAA